A genomic region of Streptomyces sp. R33 contains the following coding sequences:
- the secE gene encoding preprotein translocase subunit SecE yields the protein MTDALGSIDMPDAEDDTREKKARKGGKRGKKGPLGRLALFYRQIVAELRKVVWPTRNQLTTYTTVVIVFVVIMIGLVTVIDYGFQEAIKFVFG from the coding sequence GTGACGGACGCCCTGGGCTCCATCGACATGCCTGACGCCGAGGACGACACCCGCGAGAAGAAGGCCCGGAAGGGCGGCAAGCGCGGGAAGAAGGGTCCTCTGGGCCGGCTTGCACTGTTCTACCGCCAGATCGTCGCGGAGCTCCGCAAGGTCGTCTGGCCGACGCGCAATCAGCTCACGACGTACACCACCGTGGTGATTGTCTTCGTCGTCATCATGATCGGTCTGGTGACCGTGATTGACTATGGGTTCCAGGAAGCCATCAAGTTCGTCTTCGGCTGA